A genomic region of Alicyclobacillus sp. SO9 contains the following coding sequences:
- a CDS encoding site-specific integrase, which produces MSLMQLQRLSISNEERLRDWIWTEYLENLPDWTRDTLSQLEPVAAFRESERVRPILILVSDLLEIQLSQLSPCHLAESRVTDMLSGNVALRDKKALMRLLVKSQFPNSTAIAQGISIAVATRQIHFHTQLPQAFREYLQMLATNGRSKGTVYEVRNKLGHFIRWTRGKEIDLDKGTFSKIRPGHIAGYMEYLRRLIALGAMSRQSAALRGKLILSVFEYFSDKYGVSNLGRGIATPKRPEEFVRWIPSEQQVERFFGAILEYSPTVNRDMGLFGLMYLMGLRPSETERINKTDLRLELNEVSIIEKGGDAAIVFIPQPLLPWLEALADSTAEGERLFRIDSKAIRNDERNLLFRLYAQIANWPVIHGPGVFRHAFCTHALRSGISLLDVSRFARHEDMRSTTHYIHLSNHEYRDKNQGASTRLLKEVDIDANFA; this is translated from the coding sequence ATGTCACTTATGCAACTGCAACGCTTAAGCATCTCAAATGAAGAGAGGCTTAGGGACTGGATTTGGACCGAGTATCTCGAGAACCTTCCCGATTGGACTAGGGATACTTTAAGTCAACTTGAACCTGTTGCAGCCTTTCGGGAATCTGAGCGAGTACGGCCGATTTTGATTTTGGTAAGCGACCTGTTGGAAATTCAGCTATCTCAGTTAAGCCCATGTCACCTTGCTGAGTCAAGGGTTACTGACATGCTATCTGGCAACGTCGCACTGCGTGACAAGAAAGCTCTTATGAGGCTGTTAGTCAAGTCCCAATTTCCTAACTCTACCGCTATTGCACAAGGCATCTCTATCGCCGTTGCCACTCGGCAGATCCACTTTCATACGCAACTACCGCAAGCATTTCGGGAATATCTTCAGATGCTGGCCACTAATGGCAGGAGCAAGGGTACAGTGTATGAAGTGCGCAACAAGTTAGGTCACTTTATTCGATGGACAAGAGGAAAAGAGATCGATTTGGACAAAGGGACGTTTTCAAAGATTCGCCCTGGGCACATTGCCGGTTACATGGAGTATCTTCGTCGCTTGATAGCCTTGGGAGCGATGAGTCGACAATCGGCGGCTCTACGTGGGAAACTCATCCTTAGCGTTTTTGAATACTTCTCCGACAAATACGGTGTCTCCAATCTGGGACGAGGAATAGCTACGCCCAAACGTCCCGAAGAATTCGTCCGATGGATTCCGTCTGAGCAACAGGTTGAAAGGTTCTTTGGGGCTATATTGGAGTATTCACCTACGGTTAATAGAGATATGGGTCTTTTTGGTTTGATGTATCTTATGGGGCTGCGACCATCGGAGACAGAAAGAATCAACAAGACGGACTTGCGGCTTGAACTCAACGAAGTCAGCATTATTGAGAAAGGCGGAGACGCCGCAATTGTCTTCATCCCGCAGCCGCTTCTACCATGGTTAGAAGCTCTCGCCGATTCAACAGCCGAGGGTGAAAGGTTGTTTCGCATAGATAGCAAGGCGATACGGAACGACGAAAGAAACCTTCTGTTTAGACTGTATGCCCAGATTGCGAACTGGCCAGTAATTCATGGCCCAGGGGTGTTTCGGCATGCATTCTGTACACATGCCTTACGGTCCGGTATTTCGTTGTTGGACGTGAGCCGATTCGCACGCCACGAGGATATGAGAAGCACCACGCACTATATTCACCTCTCGAATCACGAGTACCGAGATAAAAATCAGGGAGCAAGTACCAGGCTCTTGAAGGAGGTTGACATCGATGCCAATTTTGCTTAA
- a CDS encoding ATP-binding protein yields MDEWDELLRNVVLPSATVVRLLHQAHIIDIRRQRYSLKKKVGAGMY; encoded by the coding sequence ATTGATGAATGGGATGAACTGCTTAGAAATGTGGTGCTGCCCTCGGCAACTGTGGTTCGCCTTCTCCACCAAGCTCATATAATAGACATTCGACGACAGAGGTACTCACTAAAGAAGAAAGTGGGAGCCGGGATGTACTGA
- a CDS encoding diadenylate cyclase, translating into MERYNPADIGEQIDEVTTVSRKNTQFGFKSRVLYVNDLTSGVGRAKKQIIYLLEIRNIGLEASEVWHKSPSLSFLRMVLDYFFYDYFVQSKTRVVKNKKEVELLKKYKEDGAQFIRRVARVYFGMIQELLQESKRTGDIGSVVTAENSQYYMNNLLEKIDDISTRTYEGNNPFGSILIMSEDTLNSSESLVNYVIKFRDDDRIPLDDSKRIRKLLEPTNGQTNLSLIADHRLVYGMGSINWADIDEELLFDVQVKGLSKYSLSLIVTNEKLSRYGTLVTENDTTIYKTERKLEILRRVLIDVVFKTPKIGENGYTPERFKRLVESQFYEDDSEFYASKVENLEKVVRKAAEQKYGTIVVITDTDTAAKEVTTLKMQSTLIEPTPIKLEHVRHLTSIDGAIYFDTNGNCHAIGVILDGIAKEGIGDSSRGARYNSAYRYMEKLKSMDKKCVIAIISEDGMVNLIPELDDEDKVFTLFQQIIDLINEEDEDKIEALSAFQDEVLNYHDIDFDLFMKVADAHFSKEEYEDTIEFVNKGLESARNSYVQTKYYRLLAQAHYRAAMAQRSSNVEKYLYHMNQVIDASNLFLDRDPEEELVANDFNVRAIAFHNVLEMTEDEHKRRLYSDMSESDYDRAIELEPSSAIIRANRAILLNALGRMDAALDDWVVAELLEKDGTYVEKIMNVLRENINLLEGCYDTYEKVKVSLEDSAQLSDAFKNLLGELEMQDPSIAATLRDSDD; encoded by the coding sequence TTGGAAAGATATAACCCAGCGGATATTGGTGAGCAAATTGACGAGGTGACAACAGTCAGCAGAAAGAACACGCAGTTTGGTTTTAAATCACGGGTGCTTTATGTCAACGATTTAACATCAGGAGTGGGACGGGCAAAGAAACAAATTATATACTTATTGGAGATAAGAAACATCGGCCTTGAGGCTTCTGAAGTGTGGCATAAGTCGCCGTCTCTGTCCTTTTTGAGAATGGTATTAGATTATTTCTTTTACGACTATTTCGTTCAGTCTAAAACACGAGTAGTAAAAAATAAAAAAGAAGTGGAACTTCTCAAGAAATACAAGGAAGATGGTGCGCAATTTATCCGAAGGGTCGCCAGAGTATACTTCGGTATGATACAAGAATTGTTGCAAGAAAGTAAGAGAACTGGCGACATTGGGTCCGTGGTAACCGCAGAGAATAGTCAATATTACATGAACAATCTTCTGGAGAAGATTGATGACATATCAACAAGAACTTACGAGGGTAATAATCCGTTTGGGAGTATCCTTATTATGAGTGAGGATACACTGAATAGCAGTGAGAGTCTGGTGAATTACGTCATAAAGTTTCGAGATGACGATAGGATTCCACTGGATGACTCTAAACGGATACGAAAGTTGTTGGAACCAACAAACGGGCAAACCAACTTATCTCTGATAGCAGACCATCGATTGGTATATGGAATGGGTTCAATCAACTGGGCTGATATAGATGAAGAACTCCTCTTTGACGTCCAGGTCAAAGGACTATCTAAGTATAGCTTGTCACTTATTGTGACGAATGAAAAATTAAGTAGATACGGGACGCTGGTAACAGAAAACGATACGACAATATATAAAACCGAGAGGAAGTTGGAAATACTTCGGCGAGTTTTGATAGATGTGGTATTTAAGACACCGAAGATTGGCGAAAACGGATATACTCCAGAGAGGTTCAAAAGGCTCGTGGAATCACAGTTCTATGAAGACGACTCCGAGTTTTACGCTTCGAAGGTCGAGAACCTGGAGAAAGTTGTAAGAAAGGCAGCAGAACAAAAGTATGGCACTATCGTGGTTATCACAGATACAGACACGGCGGCGAAGGAAGTAACTACTTTGAAAATGCAGTCGACGTTAATCGAACCAACTCCGATCAAGTTAGAACATGTCAGGCATCTAACTTCCATTGATGGTGCTATCTACTTTGATACGAATGGCAACTGCCATGCAATAGGGGTCATTCTGGATGGGATAGCCAAGGAAGGCATCGGAGATTCCAGTCGAGGTGCGAGATATAATTCGGCATATCGTTACATGGAGAAATTGAAAAGCATGGACAAGAAATGTGTCATCGCCATCATTTCCGAAGACGGCATGGTTAATCTTATCCCGGAATTGGATGACGAGGATAAGGTATTCACGTTGTTTCAGCAGATTATTGACCTTATCAATGAGGAAGATGAGGATAAAATAGAGGCACTTTCCGCATTTCAAGATGAAGTACTAAACTATCATGACATTGACTTTGATTTGTTCATGAAGGTAGCAGATGCTCACTTTTCCAAAGAAGAGTATGAAGACACAATTGAGTTTGTGAACAAAGGGTTGGAATCAGCACGCAACTCGTATGTGCAGACAAAGTATTACAGACTGTTGGCGCAGGCCCATTATCGGGCTGCGATGGCACAGAGATCTTCAAACGTGGAGAAGTATTTATATCACATGAATCAAGTGATCGATGCTAGTAACTTGTTTCTGGACCGAGATCCTGAAGAAGAGTTGGTTGCAAACGACTTCAATGTAAGAGCCATAGCGTTTCATAATGTTTTAGAGATGACGGAGGACGAACACAAGAGACGGCTTTATAGTGACATGTCAGAATCTGATTACGACAGAGCAATAGAGCTAGAGCCGTCTAGTGCCATAATTCGAGCGAACAGAGCTATTTTGCTGAATGCTTTAGGAAGAATGGACGCAGCGCTGGATGACTGGGTTGTTGCAGAGCTGTTAGAAAAGGACGGGACATACGTTGAGAAGATAATGAATGTACTGCGAGAAAATATTAACCTTCTCGAAGGCTGTTATGATACTTATGAGAAAGTCAAGGTTTCACTTGAAGACAGTGCGCAACTTTCTGATGCATTTAAGAATCTTCTAGGTGAACTTGAGATGCAGGACCCAAGTATTGCCGCTACTCTGCGTGATTCAGACGATTAA
- a CDS encoding AbrB/MazE/SpoVT family DNA-binding domain-containing protein, with protein MVPLARDSIVRQIDTLGRVVLPIQVRKLLGITEKNEIEIFIERESIVMTPYSSVYLFSGFPGELIDVNKGKLVSGHHLCLS; from the coding sequence ATGGTCCCATTGGCACGTGATAGTATCGTTCGGCAAATTGATACACTCGGGCGGGTAGTCCTTCCGATACAAGTGAGAAAACTTTTAGGAATTACGGAAAAAAATGAAATAGAGATCTTTATAGAAAGGGAAAGCATTGTGATGACACCATATTCTTCCGTATATCTGTTCAGCGGCTTCCCTGGCGAACTCATAGATGTCAACAAAGGAAAACTTGTATCCGGCCATCATCTGTGCCTATCTTAA